From Trichoderma atroviride chromosome 1, complete sequence, one genomic window encodes:
- a CDS encoding uncharacterized protein (EggNog:ENOG41), with translation MYSANYGFGNAAPNFNPPAGAPQPGMQPGGMQPGQQAMFNRQQQFAGMAPQGVFPGANPHMMQDASAAMMQGQGMPGMAPNNQMAYQQQFPGASYGQVLPGSVGPQGFVPNNYMMGPGMQGFPMGQPGMPQQAQMIQRMQQQQQQQQQQQQQQQQQQQPQQSQQQQQQQLSQQQQNQMMAQVSTPQRPSSTTQGTPTNIMPPQQPQFSTPQPMSQGQTPTAHHQPQVGVATPQTPTFSSNPASSMAAPSSAVPMSPTTESLEKERFALLLDINHELLYESIQIQTTQQELKKEFVAVNGNVPDRKPTEEESQFQHDYLHCMRRLQGNLSYMAALADRKPDVKLPPCPPYLSAPPTQHGAETESNADRRRELERTGRPRGG, from the exons ATGTACTCTGCCAACTATGGCTTTGGCAATGCCGCGCCCAACTTCAACCCCCCCGCGGGCGCACCGCAGCCAGGAATGCAGCCCGGTGGAATGCAGCCCGGGCAGCAGGCCATGTTCaaccggcagcagcaattcgCCGGCATGGCTCCCCAAGGAGTCTTCCCAGGCGCGAACCCCCATATGATGCAGgacgccagcgccgccatgATGCAGGGTCAGGGCATGCCCGGCATGGCGCCAAACAATCAGA TGGCctaccagcagcagttccCCGGCGCGTCATACGGCCAGGTGCTCCCTGGGTCGGTCGGTCCGCAGGGCTTCGTTCCCAATAACTACATGATGGGCCCTGGCATGCAAGGCTTCCCCATGGGCCAGCCCGGCATGCCTCAGCAGGCTCAGATGATACAGcgcatgcagcagcagcagcagcaacagcagcagcagcagcaacagcagcagcagcagcaacagcctcaacagtcccaacagcagcaacagcagcagctatctcagcaacagcagaacCAGATGATGGCACAAGTGTCAACGCCTCAAAGACCCTCGAGCACAACGCAAGGAACGCCGACGAATATCATGCCTCCCCAACAACCTCAGTTCTCGACTCCCCAGCCAATGTCTCAAGGGCAGACGCCTACAGCCCATCACCAGCCGCAGGTGGGAGTAGCCACTCCTCAGACGCCAACTTTTTCGTCCAACCCGGCGAGCAGCATGGCTGCTCCATCAAGCGCGGTGCCAATGAGCCCGACAACAGAAAGTCTTGAAAAGGAGAGATTTGCGCTGTTATTAGACATCAATCACGAGCTGCTATACGAGTCCATTCAGATACAGACAACACAGCaagagctgaagaaggaattCGTTGCTGTCAATGGAAACGTTCCCGACAGGAAGCCtacagaggaggagagccAGTTTCAGCATGATTATCTACA TTGTATGCGACGGCTTCAAGGAAATCTATCATACATGGCTGCCCTAGCCGATCGGAAACCCGATGTCAAACTCCCGCCGTGTCCACCATATCTCAGCGCTCCCCCCACTCAACATGGCGCTGAAACTGAGAGCAATGCCGATCGGCGCCGAGAACTCGAGCGTACCGGTAGACCCCGTGGCGGATAG
- a CDS encoding uncharacterized protein (BUSCO:EOG092D2UCZ) produces the protein MALYRRPSLVATTEEEKLIFAPAGHNPHGQAAQFTLSQLHLHDLNPTSPIPQFHAWFSLAQRTPSISQPEACTLSTASLPSGRVSSRVVYLKELDAHGFVMYTNLGTSRKARDLATNPHASLVFYWPPLQRQVRVEGITETNSREESQMYFDTRVRGSRIGAWASKQSMVLKPKANKVNGRLGKTSEAEAESAVAASDGEEETEDDGRAELEGWVKDVEERFKDQDKIPVPDFWGGLRLVPQRVEFWQGRESRLHDRFVYEWEEAKDGKEGRWRLERLSP, from the exons atggcgctGTACCGACGCCCTTCGCTGGTTGCGACGactgaggaggagaagctgattT TCGCCCCCGCCGGCCACAACCCCCACGGCCAGGCCGCCCAATTCACCCTCTCGCAGCTGCACCTGCACGACCTCAACCCCACGTCGCCCATCCCCCAGTTCCACGCCTGGTTCTCGCTCGCGCAGCGCACGCCGTCCATCTCGCAGCCCGAGGCCTGCACGCTGTCCACGGCGTCGCTGCCGTCGGGCCGCGTGTCGTCGCGCGTCGTCTACCTCAAGGAGCTCGACGCCCACGGCTTCGTCATGTACACCAACCTGGGCACGTCGCGCAAGGCCCGCGACCTGGCGACTAACCCGCACGCCAGCCTCGTCTTCTACTGGCCGCCGCTGCAGCGCCAGGTCCGCGTCGAGGGCATCACCGAGACCAACTCGCGCGAGGAGAGCCAGATGTACTTTGACACGCGCGTGCGGGGCAGCAGGATCGGCGCGTGGGCGAGCAAGCAGTCCATGGTGCTGAAGCCAAAGGCGAACAAGGTAAACGGCCGTCTTGGAAAGACgagcgaggccgaggccgaatCAGCAGTAGCTGCCTCagacggcgaggaagagACGGAAGACGACGGAAGAGCCGAGCTGGAGGGCTGGGTCAAGGACGTCGAGGAGCGCTTCAAGGACCAGGACAAGATCCCCGTGCCCGACTTCTGGGGCGGACTCCGTCTTGTGCCGCAGCGAGTCGAGTTCTGGCAGGGCCGAGAGAGTAGACTGCACGATCGCTTCGTGTACGAGTGggaggaggccaaggatgGCAAAGAGGGACGCTGGCGACTGGAGAGGTTGAGTCCCTGA
- a CDS encoding uncharacterized protein (MEROPS:MER0060647), translated as MAVQLRKPATASHSGDERPVCLELEDGSIYQGFSFGAETSIAGELVFQTGMVGYPESITDPSYRGQILVITFPLVGNYGVPSRETLDELLGDLPAHFESSQIHIAGLVTASYCGEDFSHFLATSSLGTWLKEQGVPAMYGVDTRALTKRIREKGSMLGKMRLASATATADSLASLDAFEAIDWVNPNTENLVAQVSVKEPKLYKPPASVVARQHPSGRTIRVLCVDVGMKFNQLRCFLKRGVEVVVCPWDYDLTKATSEEYDGLFISNGPGDPAMLESTAKNIAAVMEANKIPIFGICLGHQLMARASGAKTTKMKFGNRGHNIPCTSMVTGKCHITSQNHGFAVDAGSLPTGWTELFVNANDGSNEGIMHVEKPYFSVQFHPESTPGPRDTEYLFDVFINTMASCAENPALLQSPVSFPGGAIEENERLHPRVSVKKVLVLGSGGLSIGQAGEFDYSGSQAIKALKEEGIYTVLINPNIATIQTSKGLADKVYFLPVNADFVRKVIQYERPDAIYVTFGGQTALQVGIQLKDEFESLGVKVLGTPIDTIITTEDRELFARSMDSIGEKCAKSASANNVEEALHVVKDIGFPVIVRAAYALGGLGSGFANNEQELTDLCHKAFAASPQVLIERSMKGWKEIEYEVVRDAQDNCITVCNMENFDPLGIHTGDSIVVAPSQTLSDEDYNMLRTTAVNVIRHLGVVGECNIQYALNPFSREYCIIEVNARLSRSSALASKATGYPLAFIAAKLGLGIPLKEIKNSVTKVTCACFEPSLDYVVVKMPRWDLKKFTRVSTQLGSSMKSVGEVMSIGRTFEEAIQKAIRAIDFHNLGFGETKALMSIDDELQTPSDQRLFAIANAMHQGYSVDKIWEMTRIDKWFLRKLMGLSDFAKAMPQYSTTDVSLNPGILLQAKRLGFSDRQLAKFWSSNEIAVRRLRLEAGIQPFVKQIDTVAAEFPAFTNYLYLTYNASEHDVDFEDHGVMVLGSGVYRIGSSVEFDWCSVRAIRTLRATGHKTIMVNYNPETVSTDYDEADKLYFENITLETILDIYQLENASGVLGAMGGQTPNNIALPLHRAGVKVLGTSPEMIDTAENRYKFSRMLDRIEVDQPTWKELTSFEEAQAFCQKVSYPVLVRPSYVLSGAAMNTVYSEKDLESYLAQAAEVSREHPVVITKYIENAKEIEMDAVAKDGVVVGHFISEHVENAGVHSGDATLILPPQDLERTTISRIEEATRKIGAALNVTGPFNIQFIAKDNDIKVIECNVRASRSFPFVSKVMGVDLIEMATKAIMGQPFQEYPPTDIAPDCVGIKVPQFSFSRLSGADPVLGVEMASTGEVACFGVDKNEAYLKALLSTGFKIPKKNILLSIGSFKDKKEMLPSVQKLQKLGYKLFATAGTADFLQEHGVPVQYLEVLGKQEDKDSEFSLTQHLSKNTIDLYINLPSNNKYRRPANYMSRGYQTRRMAVDYQIPLVTNVKNAKILIEAIARSFDLSVSKRDYQTSHKTVVLPGLINVAAFVPGLVTPESHDMETVTKASISAGFSMIRVMPLGLEGAITDAITLRAAQQNSKLGDYCDYNLSVSATSDNDSQISTLAGEVGSLFIPFNHLSGNISKVAAVTAHFDAWPTHKVIVTDAKLTDLASILLLASLHNRRIHVTSVTNKDDIRLIALSKAKGLRVSCDVSIYSLYLSTKDYPELDRLLPSPEDQAALWENMSTIDVFSVGSLPYQLAESLGKKADTSSGIADALPLLLTSVTEGKLTIDDLRQKLYQNPMEIFELHDQVGTSIEVEIDRAYPAQAGNVWSPFEGRLMRGSVRRVTFQDATVCLDGELLAVPPKGKDMSSHNISREAPTSPALKPAIGLITQVTESPKPRQPAGFSSPKIAARFRNLEGLGSPARLGGAVDELGLTLSPQPTTNSLQQLLSQPNSFKNAHVLSVKQYTRSDLHLLFTVAQEMRLGVQREGVLNILRGRVLCTLFYEPSTRTSASFDAAMQRLGGRTIAIATSTSSVLKGETLQDTLRTLACYGDAVVLRHPQETSVDIANKYCPVPVVNGGNGSKEHPTQAFLDLFTIREELGTVQGLTITFLGDLLYGRPVHSLVYLLQHYDVKVQLVSPKALSLPAKVKEQLIASGQLLVESETLTPEILARSDVLYCTRVQKERFESVEAYEKVKDSYRVDNATLKNAKSSMVVLHPLPRNEEVAEEVDFDQRAAYFRQMRYGLYCRMALLALVMASS; from the exons ATGGCTGTCCAGCTACGGAAACCCGCTACAGCTAGCCACAGCGGCGATGAGCGGCCGGTGTGCCtggagcttgaagatggctcCATCTACCAGGGCTTCAGCTTCGGTGCGGAGACGAGCATCGCCGGAGAGCTGGTTTTCCAGACCGGTATGGTGGGGTATCCCGAATCTATCACGGACCCCTCATATCGTGGCCAGATCCTTGTCATCACATTTCCCCTAGTCGGAAACTATGGTGTCCCTTCGCGCGAGACgcttgatgagctgcttggcgatcTGCCTGCCCACTTCGAGTCCTCGCAGATTCACATCGCTGGTCTCGTTACCGCCTCCTACTGCGGCGAGGATTTCTCCCACTTCCTCGCTACCTCTTCTCTTGGCACATGGCTCAAGGAACAGGGCGTCCCGGCCATGTATGGCGTGGACACCAGAGCCTTGACCAAGAGAATTCGAGAGAAGGGTAGCATGCTGGGCAAGATGAGACTTGCCAGCGCTACCGCCACGGCCGATAGTCTCGCCTCTCTCGATGCCTTCGAGGCAATTGACTGGGTGAACCCCAACACAGAAAACTTGGTGGCACAGG TATCCGTCAAGGAGCCTAAGCTGTATAAGCCGCCCGCGTCCGTCGTTGCTCGCCAGCATCCTTCCGGCCGGACAATCCGTGTTCTGTGTGTTGATGTCGGCATGAAGTTCAACCAGCTTCGATGCTTCCTCAAGCGTGGTGTCGAAGTCGTAGTCTGCCCTTGGGACTATGACCTGACCAAGGCCACCAGTGAGGAGTACGACggtctcttcatctccaacgGTCCTGGTGACCCAGCTATGCTCGAGAGCACTGCTAAGAACATTGCTGCCGTCATGGAGGCCAACAAGATTCCCATCTTCGGTATCTGCTTGGGTCACCAACTGATGGCCCGCGCCTCTGGTGCAAAGACCACCAAGATGAAGTTTGGTAACCGCGGTCACAACATTCCCTGCACAAGCATGGTCACTGGAAAGTGCCACATCACCTCCCAGAACCACGGTTTCGCCGTGGATGCCGGCTCTCTGCCCACAGGCTGGACAGAGCTCTTCGTCAACGCCAACGATGGCAGCAACGAGGGTATCATGCATGTCGAAAAGCCATACTTCAGTGTTCAGTTCCACCCTGAGAGCACCCCGGGCCCTCGAGACACCGAATACCTTTTCGATGTATTCATTAATACCATGGCCAGCTGTGCTGAGAACCCTGCTCTGTTGCAGTCTCCTGTCTCCTTCCCTGGTGGAGCTATCGAGGAGAACGAGAGACTTCACCCCCGTGTCTCCGTCAAGAAGGTCCTTGTTCTTGGCAGTGGTGGTCTCAGCATTGGCCAAGCCGGAGAGTTCGACTACTCTGGTAGCCAGGCCATCAAGGCGCTGAAGGAGGAAGGCATCTACACTGTCCTCATCAACCCCAACATTGCCACCATTCAGACCTCAAAGGGCTTGGCTGACAAGGTCTACTTCCTCCCTGTCAACGCCGACTTTGTGCGAAAGGTCATTCAGTACGAGCGACCGGATGCCATCTACGTTACCTTTGGTGGCCAAACCGCCCTTCAGGTCGGTATTCAGCTCAAGGACGAGTTTGAGAGCCTCGGTGTCAAGGTTCTGGGTACTCCCATTGataccatcatcaccaccgaGGACCGTGAGCTCTTTGCTCGAAGCATGGACTCCATTGGCGAGAAGTGCGCCAAATCTGCTTCAGCCAACAACGTCGAGGAGGCTCTCCACGTCGTCAAGGACATTGGCTTTCCCGTCATCGTCCGTGCTGCCTATGCCCTGGGTGGTCTAGGAAGTGGTTTCGCCAACAACGAGCAAGAATTGACGGATCTTTGCCAcaaggcctttgccgccAGTCCTCAAGTTCTTATTGAGCGAAGTATGAAGGGATGGAAAGAAATTGAGTATGAAGTCGTCCGAGATGCTCAGGACAACTGCATTACTGTTTGTAACATGGAGAACTTTGATCCCCTCGGTATCCACACCGGCGACTCCATTGTTGTTGCCCCGTCGCAGACTCTCTCTGACGAGGACTACAACATGCTCCGAACAACTGCCGTCAATGTCATTCGACACCTCGGCGTTGTTGGTGAGTGTAACATTCAGTATGCCTTGAACCCCTTCTCCAGGGAGTACTGCATTATTGAAGTCAACGCTCGTCTGTCTCGATCCTCTGCTTTGGCTTCCAAGGCTACTGGTTACCCCCTGGCGTTTATTGCCGCTAAGCTGGGTCTCGGAATTCCTCTCAAGGAGATTAAGAACTCGGTGACCAAGGTCACATGCGCCTGCTTTGAGCCGTCCCTCGATTATGTCGTTGTCAAGATGCCCAGATGGGATTTGAAGAAGTTCACTCGTGTTTCCACCCAGCTTGGCTCTTCCATGAAGAGTGTCGGTGAGGTCATGAGCATTGGTCGCACATTCGAAGAAGCCATCCAAAAGGCTATTCGAGCCATCGATTTCCACAaccttggctttggcgagaCCAAGGCTCTCATGAGCATCGATGATGAGCTGCAAACACCCTCTGACCAGCGTCTGTTTGCTATTGCAAACGCCATGCACCAGGGTTACTCAGTCGACAAGATTTGGGAGATGACCAGAATCGACAAGTGGTTCCTCCGCAAGCTCATGGGTTTGAGCGACTTTGCCAAGGCTATGCCTCAATACAGCACCACCGATGTTTCGCTGAACCCCGGCATCCTTCTCCAGGCCAAGCGCCTGGGCTTCTCCGACCGACAGCTTGCCAAGTTCTGGAGCTCAAACGAGATTGCTGTTCGCAGACTTAGACTCGAGGCCGGCATCCAGCCCTTTGTCAAGCAGATTGATACAGTTGCTGCCGAGTTTCCTGCTTTCACAAACTACCTCTACCTCACCTACAACGCGTCTGAGCACGATGTTGACTTTGAGGACCACGGTGTCATGGTTTTGGGCTCTGGTGTGTACCGAATTGGTTCATCCGTCGAGTTTGACTGGTGCTCTGTTCGCGCCATCCGCACTCTGCGAGCCACCGGCCACAAGACCATCATGGTCAACTACAACCCAGAGACAGTCTCCACCGATTATGACGAGGCCGACAAGCTGTACTTTGAGAACATCACTCTTGAGACAATCTTGGATATCTACCAGCTGGAAAACGCTAGCGGAGTCCTCGGTGCCATGGGTGGCCAGACCCCCAACAACATTGCTCTGCCCCTCCACCGTGCCGGTGTCAAGGTGCTGGGTACCTCTCCTGAGATGATTGATACCGCCGAAAACCGTTACAAGTTCTCCCGTATGCTGGACCGAATCGAGGTTGACCAGCCCACTTGGAAGGAGCTCACCAGCTTCGAAGAGGCCCAGGCTTTCTGCCAAAAGGTGTCTTATCCCGTGCTGGTTCGACCCTCATACGTCCTCTCCGGTGCGGCCATGAACACTGTCTACTCTGAGAAGGATCTGGAAAGCTACTTGGCTCAGGCCGCCGAGGTCTCACGCGAGCACCCTGTCGTTATCACAAAGTACATTGAGAACGCCAAGGAAATCGAGATGGACGCTGTTGCCAaggatggtgttgttgttggccaCTTCATCTCTGAACACGTTGAGAATGCCGGTGTCCACTCTGGTGATGCCACTCTCATCTTGCCGCCGCAAGATCTTGAACGTACCACCATTTCACGCATTGAAGAGGCTACTCGCAAAATTGGTGCCGCTCTGAACGTGACTGGTCCCTTCAACATCCAGTTCATTGCCAAGGACAACGACATCAAGGTTATCGAGTGTAACGTCCGAGCTTCTCGTTCGTTCCCCTTTGTTTCCAAGGTCATGGGAGTTGATCTGATCGAGATGGCCACCAAGGCAATCATGGGCCAGCCTTTCCAGGAGTACCCACCTACAGATATTGCTCCTGACTGCGTCGGTATCAAGGTTCCTCAATTCAGTTTCTCTCGTCTTTCTGGTGCCGATCCTGTTCTTGGTGTCGAGATGGCCTCTACTGGTGAGGTTGCTTGTTTCGGTGTTGACAAGAACGAGGCATACCTCAAGGCTCTCTTGTCTACCGGATTCAAAATTCCCAAGAAGAATATTCTCCTGTCCATTGGTTCGttcaaagacaagaaggagatgcTTCCATCAGTCCAGAAGCTTCAGAAGCTTGGGTACAAGCTGTTCGCCACCGCTGGTACTGCCGATTTCCTGCAGGAGCACGGCGTCCCTGTCCAGTATCTCGAAGTTCTCGGTAAGCAGGAAGACAAGGATTCTGAGTTTTCTCTCACTCAGCATCTTTCCAAGAACACGATTGATCTGTACATCAACTTGCCTTCCAACAACAAGTACCGCCGTCCCGCAAACTACATGAGCAGAGGCTACCAGACTCGTCGTATGGCCGTCGACTACCAGATTCCTCTCGTCACCAACGTCAAGAATGCCAAGATCCTCATTGAGGCTATTGCTCGAAGCTTCGATCTCAGTGTTAGCAAGCGTGATTACCAGACTAGCCACAAGACTGTGGTCCTGCCCGGATTGATCAACGTTGCAGCCTTTGTTCCCGGCCTTGTTACGCCAGAGAGCCATGACATGGAGACCGTTACCAAGGCCTCCATCTCTGCAGGCTTCAGCATGATCCGTGTCATGCCCCTGGGCCTGGAAGGCGCCATCACCGACGCCATCACTCTCAGGGCCGCTCAGCAGAACAGCAAGCTCGGCGACTACTGCGACTACAACCTGTCTGTTTCCGCCACCTCGGACAACGACAGCCAGATTAGTACCCTTGCTGGGGAAGTCGGTTCGCTCTTCATTCCCTTCAACCACTTGTCTGGCAACATTAGCAAGGTGGCTGCCGTCACTGCCCACTTTGATGCTTGGCCGACGCACAAGGTCATTGTCACTGACGCCAAGCTGACTGACCTCGCCTCGATCCTTTTGCTGGCTTCTTTGCACAACCGCCGCATCCACGTTACGTCCGTTACGAACAAGGATGACATTCGTCTGATTGCGCTtagcaaggccaagggacTGCGCGTTTCTTGTGATGTCTCCATCTACTCCCTGTACCTGTCTACCAAGGACTACCCTGAGCTCGATCGACTCCTCCCGTCCCCCGAGGACCAGGCAGCTCTTTGGGAGAACATGTCAACCATTGACGTCTTCTCTGTCGGAAGCCTGCCCTACCAGCTGGCTGAGTCTCTAGGAAAGAAGGCTGACACGTCGAGTGGCATTGCGGATGCTCTTCCGCTCCTGCTCACCTCTGTTACTGAGGGCAAGCTGACGATTGACGACCTCAGGCAGAAGCTTTACCAGAACCCCATGGAAATCTTTGAACTCCATGACCAAGTTGGCACCAGCATTGAGGTCGAGATCGACCGCGCCTACCCGGCCCAGGCTGGCAACGTGTGGTCGCCGTTTGAAGGTCGCCTTATGCGCGGATCTGTTCGCAGAGTTACCTTCCAGGACGCCACGGTCTGCTTGGATGGCGAACTCTTGGCGGTGCCtcccaagggcaaggacATGTCTTCGCACAACATTTCTCGCGAGGCCCCGACTTCTCCTGCTTTGAAGCCCGCCATTGGTCTGATTACTCAAGTTACCGAGAGCCCCAAGCCTAGACAACCCGCTGGTTTTAGTAGCCCCAAGATTGCTGCTCGATTCCGCAATCTTGAGGGACTCGGCTCTCCTGCCAGACTCGGAGGCGCTGTGGATGAGCTTGGCCTGACTCTGTCTCCCCAGCCGACAACCAACTCTCTTCAACAACTACTATCGCAGCCCAACTCGTTCAAGAACGCCCACGTTCTGTCCGTGAAGCAGTACACTCGATCTGACCTGCACTTGCTGTTCACCGTGGCTCAAGAGATGCGTCTCGGCGTTCAGCGCGAGGGTGTTTTGAACATCCTCCGCGGCCGCGTTCTCTGCACGCTGTTCTATGAGCCTTCCACTCGAACTTCCGCTTCATTCGACGCTGCCATGCAGAGACTTGGAGGGCGTACCATTGCGATTGCGACATCTACCTCGTCTGTGCTGAAGGGCGAGACGCTACAGGATACTCTGCGAACCCTGGCCTGCTACGGAGATGCCGTTGTCCTGCGTCACCCTCAAGAGACTTCTGTGGACATTGCCAATAAGTACTGCCCTGTCCCTGTGGTCAACGGCGGAAACGGCAGCAAGGAGCACCCAACCCAGGCCTTCCTCGACCTCTTTACCATCCGTGAGGAGCTGGGCACCGTGCAGGGTCTGACAATTACCTTCTTGGGTGATCTTCTATATGGCCGACCCGTCCACTCGCTGGTGTACCTGCTCCAGCACTACGACGTCAAGGTTCAGCTCGTGTCTCCCAAGGCACTGTCTCTCCCCGCCAAGGTGAAGGAGCAGCTGATTGCCTCTGGACAGCTGTTGGTTGAGTCAGAGACTCTGACACCCGAAATCCTCGCCCGCAGCGATGTGCTGTACTGCACACGCGTGCAAAAGGAACGTTTTGAGAGCGTGGAGGCTTATGAGAAGGTGAAGGACTCGTACCGCGTGGACAATGCTACGCTGAAGAACGCCAAGAGCTCCATGGTTGTGCTGCACCCTCTTCCAAGGAACGAGGAGGTGGCTGAGGAGGTGGACTTTGACCAGCGGGCGGCGTACTTCAGACAG ATGCGGTATGGTCTTTACTGCAGGATGGCGCTCCTGGCACTTGTTATGGCTAGCTCGTAG
- a CDS encoding uncharacterized protein (EggNog:ENOG41) — MQRGGSRDVRFAADDDSDYEYERASFIYRPLSRLPTPPPTLNKPSFADQSLEDDDTLNPRYRGPAIHLVNLIPASASLASASVPFVQAMLSRADLSIEVLALAVCILDSLDTKFARTWRLSCPLSCPMRSNDDDLDSLTVTSPALVKRHSLPLTPRDAPRQQLHIDSVRPEIIILAALIIAAKFTQDSQQPPDFYRLAWGRGLWSNHQLNLTELRILESLDYRILPLYDDDYLTDAMVDMQLAGDLEESGSRWNTAREPTPPDSAAGSDCEFVPSHNRSKTLGVALLDGFR; from the exons ATGCAGCGAGGAGGCAGCCGAGACGTGCGCTTTGCCGCAGATGACGACAGTGACTACGAGTATGAGCGCGCCAGCTTCATATACCGGCCGCTCTCCAGATTGCCCACGCCACCGCCGACCTTGAACAAGCCGTCATTCGCAGACCAATCgctcgaggatgatgacacGCTGAACCCGCGATATCGAG GTCCCGCCATCCATCTCGTGAATCTGATTCCCGCATCGGCGTCGCTGGCGAGCGCCTCGGTGCCCTTTGTGCAGGCCATGCTCTCGCGGGCCGATCTCTCCATAgaggtgctggcgctggcggttTGCATCCTCGACAGCCTCGACACCAAATTTGCGCGAACGTGGCGGCTCTCATGCCCGCTCTCGTGTCCGATGCGCTCCAACGATGACGATCTGGACTCGCTAACCGTGACATCACCGGCCCTCGTCAAGCGACACTCACTGCCTTTGACACCGCGCGACGCTCCCCGCCAACAGCTTCACATCGACTCCGTGCGTCCCGAAATCATCATCCTGGCTGCCCTGATTATTGCGGCAAAATTCACGCAGGACTCGCAGCAGCCACCGGACTTTTACCGTCTTGCATGGGGCCGCGGCCTATGGTCAAACCATCAGCTCAACTTGACGGAGCTGCGTATTCTGGAGAGCCTGGACTACCGCATCTTGCCGCTGTACGACGATGACTACCTCACGGACGCCATGGTGGACATGCAACTCGCTGGAGACCTAGAAGAGTCGGGATCGCGATGGAACACGGCTCGCGAACCCACGCCTCCGGATAGCGCAGCTGGCAGCGACTGCGAGTTTGTGCCGAGTCACAACCGCTCCAAGACGCTTGGAGTGGCTCTGCTAGACGGGTTTCGATGA
- a CDS encoding uncharacterized protein (EggNog:ENOG41~SECRETED:SignalP(1-23)~CAZy:CE16), protein MKLTPEIQLEMLPLLLCATAAAAASVPGLRKLSNLVTFGDSYTDEGRLNYIFSHNALPPPGQLLPVNNQTSVGGYAWPRLVAQKTGAKLYDYAVAGGMCSDNVTQHYLGNINGPFPSILDYEVPAFETDLGYKGLYPDRRADNTVYALWIGTNDLGIDGFLGEEQVQGATITDFVECVWKAFDGVYKLGGRQFVLLNVLPLQLSPMYASIPNGGTGNNEYWGNKETFNTTETQYKMEEYLTSANTMFATGAPYNSLIKKRWPGATVSLLDVHSLLLDLRANPSKYYTAPVDITSSWRGCGDSGCYQSTEPQSNFVWYVCTFMCSHGVRHCYSLWH, encoded by the coding sequence ATGAAGCTTACACCAGAGATCCAACTTGAGATGCTTCCATTACTGTTATGCGCCACGGCCGCGGCGGCTGCCAGCGTCCCCGGCTTACGAAAACTGAGCAATCTGGTCACCTTTGGAGACAGCTACACAGACGAAGGACGCTTGAACTACATCTTCAGTCACAACGCTCTGCCTCCTCCCGGCCAGCTATTGCCAGTGAATAACCAGACCTCGGTGGGCGGTTATGCCTGGCCAAGACTCGTGGCGCAAAAGACGGGAGCCAAGCTCTACGATTATGCCGTTGCAGGTGGCATGTGTTCTGACAATGTGACGCAGCATTACTTGGGCAATATCAATGGGCCATTCCCTTCCATCCTGGATTACGAGGTACCGGCCTTCGAGACAGATCTGGGGTACAAAGGGCTGTATCCAGACCGAAGAGCAGATAACACAGTTTACGCGCTGTGGATTGGCACCAATGACCTTGGAATTGACGGGTTCTTGGGCGAAGAGCAAGTTCAAGGAGCCACAATCACAGACTTTGTAGAGTGTGTTTGGAAAGCCTTTGACGGGGTGTATAAGCTGGGAGGCAGGCAATTCGTCCTCCTCAACGTGCTTCCACTGCAGCTTTCACCCATGTATGCTTCCATCCCCAATGGCGGCACGGGCAACAATGAATACTGGGGAAATAAGGAGACTTTCAACACCACAGAGACTCAGTATAAGATGGAGGAGTATCTGACCAGCGCCAACACCATGTTCGCCACCGGAGCGCCGTATAATTCGCTCATCAAGAAGCGTTGGCCGGGTGCGACAGTCAGCCTTTTGGACGTGCATTCTCTGTTGCTGGACTTGCGTGCAAATCCATCCAAATATTACACTGCACCTGTCGATATTACCAGCTCGTGGAGGGGATGCGGCGACTCAGGCTGCTATCAATCGACTGAACCGCAGTCGAATTTCGTGTGGTACGTATGCACATTCATGTGTTCTCATGGTGTGAGGCACTGTTATAGCTTGTGGCATTGA